From Centropristis striata isolate RG_2023a ecotype Rhode Island chromosome 16, C.striata_1.0, whole genome shotgun sequence, a single genomic window includes:
- the emx1 gene encoding homeobox protein EMX1 — MMFSSAGKRCFTIESLVAKENPLIAEDPIRPTALSYSNPTTDALMNSYQAPPARSLYQSPDLVFPETVNHPSLTVAPHQLGGSHLQHPHFFGTQHRDPLNFYPWVLRNRFFGHRFQGNDVSQDSLLLHGPFARKPKRIRTAFSPSQLLRLERAFEKNHYVVGAERKQLANSLSLSETQVKVWFQNRRTKYKRQKLEEEGPESQQKKKGNHHINRWRLATKQSSSEDIDVTSED, encoded by the exons ATGATGTTTTCTTCTGCAGGCAAGCGCTGCTTCACGATAGAGTCTCTGGTCGCCAAAGAGAACCCCCTGATCGCAGAGGATCCCATCCGTCCGACGGCTTTAAGTTACTCCAACCCGACGACAGATGCCTTAATGAACAGTTACCAGGCTCCGCCGGCCAGGTCCCTCTACCAGAGCCCGGACCTGGTGTTCCCAGAGACGGTAAACCACCCGTCCCTCACCGTGGCTCCTCACCAGCTCGGAGGCTCACACCTACAGCATCCGCACTTCTTCGGGACGCAACACAGAGACCCGCTCAACTTCTACCCCTGGGTCCTCCGGAACAGGTTTTTCGGACACAGATTTCAAG GTAATGATGTGTCCCAGGACAGCCTGCTCCTCCACGGTCCTTTCGCCAGGAAACCCAAGCGGATCCGGACAGCCTTCTCTCCGTCCCAGCTGCTCCGGCTGGAGAGAGCCTTCGAGAAGAACCACTACGTCGTCGGGGCCGAGCGGAAGCAGCTCGCTAACAGCTTGAGTCTGTCGGAAACACAG GTGAAGGTGTGGTTCCAGAACAGGCGGACCAAGTACAAGCGACAGAaactggaggaggagggacCAGAGAgccagcagaagaagaagggaaACCACCACATCAACAGATGGCGCCTCGCCACCAAGCAGTCCAGCTCTGAGGACATCGACGTGACTTCagaggactaa